TCGTCGAGGTGCTGGAGTTCGAGAGCGACGATCCCGCCATGGCCGGCGAGATGACGATGACGACGACGTTGCGCGATGCGGAAACCGGCACCGAGGTCCTGATTCAGCACGACGGGATCCCTGACGCCGTCGATCCGGCGGACAACGAGACGGGCACCCGGATGGCCCTGGCTGCGCTGGCCGAGTGGGTGGAAAACCGCAGCTAGTCGAACCCGCGGCCAATCAGTTTCCGCGAGCAGTCATCAAATGGCGAGCCCGATCACGAGCAACACCACCGCGATGAGCGGGAAGATGCCCTGGGTGATCGCCGCCCGCGCCTTGTCGGGCGAGCTGGTCAGCAGCACCACCGCGGCCGCCAGCATCGAACCGACACCGGCGAACACGAGGGCGGCCCCGACCGCGTTGTGCCCCAGGCCGACCGCGACGATGCCGACCACCGTGACCATCGCGAGGAAGAGGTTGTAGAAGCCCTGGTTGAAGGCGAGCTCCTTGGTGGCCTGCGCCTCCTCCGCACTGGTGCCGAAGGTGGCGCGGGTGCGCGGTGAAGTCCAGGTCAGCGACTCCATCACAAAGATGTAGACATGCAGGGCCGCAGCGAGCGCGGCGAACACCAGACCGGCGATGACCATACGGTCTATTCAAACAGCCCGGGCTGCCCCAGTCCGGTAACCGGCGGTTGCAGACCGAGGTGCGTCCACGCCAATGGCGTGGCCACCCGGCCCCTCGGCGTGCGGGCCACCATGCCGGCACGCACCAGGAAGGGCTCGCAGACCTCCTCGACCGTGGTCGCCTCTTCGCCTACCGCCACGGCCAGCGTCGACACCCCGACCGGGCCGCCCCCGAAGCTGCGGGTGAGCGCGGACAGCACTGCGCGGTCCAGGCGGTCGAGGCCGAGCTCGTCGACGTCGTAGACCTCCAGCGCGGCCTTGGCGATGTCGCGCGTGATCACGCCGTCGGCGCGGACCTCGGCGTAATCCCGGACCCGGCGCAGCAGCCGGTTGGCGATGCGTGGCGTGCCTCGGGAACGCCGGGCGATCTCGGTGCCGGCCTCGCCGCCCAATTCGATACCCAGGATGCCGGCCGACCGGGCCAGGACCCGCTCGAGCTCGACCGGTTCGTAGAAGTCCATGTGCGCGGTGAACCCGAACCGGTCGCGTAGCGGACCGGTCAGCGCTCCGGACCGGGTGGTCGCCCCCACCAGGGTGAAGGGCGCGACTTCGAGCGGGATCGACGTGGCGCCAGGGCCTTTGCCGACCACCACGTCGACGCGGAAGTCCTCCATGGCCAGATAGAGCATTTCCTCTGCCGGCCTGGCGATGCGGTGGATCTCGTCGATGAACAGCACGTCGTGCTCGACGAGGTTCGACAGCATGGCGGCCAGGTCGCCGGCCCGCTCCAGTGCGGGGCCGGAGGTGAGCCGCAACGAGGAGCCCAGTTCGGCCGCGATGATCATCGCCAGCGAGGTCTTCCCCAGCCCGGGCGGACCGGACAGCAGGATGTGATCGGGTGTGCCACCGCGGTTCTTGGCACCCTCGATGACCAGTTGCAGTTGCTCGCGCACCCGGGGCTGACCGATGAACTCCCCCAGCGAGCGCGGGCGCAGGCTGGCGTCGATATCGCCTTCACCGACAGTCAGTGCCGGTGAGACCTCCCGGTCGTCGGGCTCCTCGGCGTCGTCGAACCGACCCATTACTTCTTACCCAACATGGACAGTGCAGCCCGCAGCGCGGAAGCCGTGGTGGCCTCGGGATCGTTGGCCAGCACCTTGTCGGTGGCCTCCTCGGCCTGTTTGGCCGCAAAGCCAAGTCCGACAAGGGCTTCCACCACCGGTGCCCGCACCGCGTGACCCGTGAACCCGGAGGTCCCGGGGGTGACCGGACCGATCTTGTCGCGCAGCTCCAGCACCATCCGCTCGGCACCGCGCTTGCCGATGCCGGGAACCCGGGTCAATGCCGTGACATCGCCGTCGGCCAGGGCCTGCCGCAGGGCCTGCGGGTCGTACACCGCCAGTGTCGCCAGCGCGATCTTGGGGCCGACGCCGGAGACGCCCAGCAGCGTGAGGAACAGGTCGCGGGCATCGCCGTCGCCGAACCCGTAGAGCGTCATCGAATCCTCGCGGACGATCATCGCGGTGATCAGCCGGGACTCGGCGCCACGGCGCAGGTTGGCCAGGGTCGACGGGGTCGCCATCACCTTGTAGCCGACGCCGGCGGCCTCGATCACCGCGTGGTCGAGGGCGATGTCGATGACCTCACCGCGCACCGAGGCGATCATGCCCGGCCCGCTTTCGCGGTGGCCTTCAGCCGGGCCTGATATTTGCGGCGCTGTTCGGCGGCCAGCGCCTCGGCGGCGGCCATCCGCGCGATCATCGGCGCCCGCCAGCAGTGGCAGATGGCCAGAGCCAGCGCATCGGCGGCGTCCGCCGGGGTCGGCTTGGCTTGCAGGGCAAGAATTCTGGTGATCATCTCGGTGACCTGCGCCTTGTCGGCGCGACCGTTACCGGTGACCGCCGCCTTCACCTCCGACGGGGTGTGAAAATGCACCTCGATGTCGCGGCGGGCCGCGGCCAGCGCGATCACCCCACCGGCTTGAGCCGTGCCCATCACCGTCGACACGTTCTGCTGCGCAAAGACCCTCTCGATCGCGATCACGTCGGGCCGGTGGGTGTCCATCCAGTACTCGGCGACATCGCTGATCTCGAGCAGGCGCTTCTGCAGCGGCGCATCGGCCGGGGTGCGGACCACGTCCACATCCAGCGCGGTGACCTGCCGACCGCGACCGCTCTCGACCACCGACAGGCCGCAGCGTGTCAGCCCGGGATCCACTCCCATCACCCGCACACGAACCCCTTCGTCAGAACATCTGTTCGAGAGCCTAGCGTGAGCCGGCGACAGTCAGCCGCAGGGACACGCTCAGATCCGTAGGGTCGGAACCATGCGCGTAGTGATAGCCGGCGGGCACGGCAAGATCGCCCTGATCCTTGAACAGTTGTTGTCCGCCCGCGGCGACGAGGTGGCCGGGCTCATCCGGAACCCGGCCCAGGCCGCCGATCTGCAGGCAGCCGGGGCGGAGGCCGTCGTGCTGGATCTGGAACAGGCGTCGGTGGACGAGGTCGCCGTCGCCCTGCGCGGCGCCGACGCCGTCGTGTTCGCCGCGGGCGCCGGGCCCGGCAGCGGGGCGGCGCGCAAACAGACCGTCGACCGGGATGCCGCGATTCTGCTGGCCGATGCGGCCGAGGCCGCGGGGGTGAGCCGGTACGTGATGGTCTCGGCCCTGGCCGCCGACGACCGGTCGCTGGACGCGAACTACGACGAGGTGTTCCTGGCCTACATGCGGGCCAAATCCGAGGCCGACGCCGATGTGCGGGCCCGGACCGGGCTGCACACCACGATCGTGCGGCCCGGTGGCCTCACCGACGAGCCGGGCACCGGGACCGTGACGGTCGCCGAGTCGACCGGCCGCGGCACGATCCCCCGCGCCGACGTCGCCCGCGTGTTGCTCGCCGTCCTGCACGAGCCGGGGACCGCCGGGCGGACGTTCGAGGTGATCTCGGGTGAGACGCCTATCGACGCAGCGCTGCACCCGATGCGATGAACGACTTGATCTGATCGATGCGGGCGTTGGTCGCGTCCCACCCGCGCACGGCTTCCTCGCCGACGACCTTGTGGTCACGGCGGATCACGATGATCCACGGCGTGCCGAACAGTGACCGGGCCAGTACCCACAACGGCAGCAGGAGCAGCAACAGCAGGAACTCCGCGGCCACCAGCAGCGCCAACACCAGGGCCGGGATCAAGAGCACCACGAGGGCGATGTTCAGCACGATGCTGATGATGTCGTCCCCGTCGCTGACCGACGTGTCGCCAAAACCCCAGTCGTCGGGCATCTTTCGGCGCGGACGCCACGGCAACCAACGCCGTCGGACCGTCCACTTGACGCCCTCAGGGTCGAGGACGCTCGCCACTACTCCTCGTCGAGCTGCGCGGCGACGTCGTCGGGGATGTCGATGTTGGTGTAGACCTCTTGCACGTCGTCGCTGTCTTCCAGCGCGTCGACGAGCTTGAGCACCTTGCGGGCGCCTTCGAGATCCACGGGCACGGTGACCGACGGCTGGAAGCTCGCCTCCGCGGAGTCGTAGTCGATGCCGGCGTCCTGCAGCGCGGTCCGCACCGCGACCAGGTCGGTCGGCTCACAGATGATCTCGAACGAGTCGTCGAGGTCGTTGACCTCTTCGGCGCCGGCCTCCAGGACGGCCATCAGCACGTCGTCCTCGGTCAGGCCGTTCTTCTCCAGTGTCACCATGCCCTTGCGGGAGAACAGGTAGGCCACCGAGCCCGGGTCGGCCATGTTGCCGCCGTTGCGGGTCATCGCGACGCGGACCTCACCGGCGGCCCGGTTGCGGTTGTCGGTCAGGCATTCGATGAGCACGGCGACCCCGTTGGGGCCGTAGCCCTCGTAGGTGATGTTCTGCCAGTCGGCGCCACCGGCCTCTTCACCGCCGCCACGCTTGCGGGCCCGCTCGATGTTGTCATTGGGTACCGAGCTCTTCTTGGCCTTCTGGATGGCGTCGTAGAGCGTGGGGTTACCGGCCGGGTCTCCCCCGCCGACACGTGCCGCGACCTCGATATTCTTGATCAACTTGGCGAACATCTTGCCGCGCTTGGCGTCGATGACGGCCTTCTTGTGCTTGGTGGTGGCCCACTTGGAATGGCCGCTCATGCAGGTACGCCCCTTTTCCGGTTAAAACTCCGGCTCTCCAGTCTACGTGGCCGGTCCCACCGCGCTCGATACGACGCCTACAGCGCCTGCAGCAGGACCATCGTCGTGGCCGCCGCGGCGCCGCACAGCACCGGCCAGTACCAGATGTGCCAATGCCGCCAATGCCCGATCGCCATGCCGATCGGCGCGAGAATCACGGTCGCCAGGGTGAGCACCGCCCAACCGGCCACGGTCGCGGCCTCGTCGGCCTGTCCGGGAGCCGCCCCGCTGAAGCCGACGGGAAAGATCGCGGCGAACGCCAGCAGCACGGCGATCAGGCCGACCAGGGCCCATACGGCCCAACTCATCACCGACTCGACGACACCTGGCCTCCGGACCGAGGTTGGCGACGACGCGGACATGCCCGGAGCGTACGCCGGTACGCGGGCAGCGGATGACGTTGTTGATGGCGGGTCCGCCGTCGAGCTACGGTTCGGCGGATTCAAGAAGTCCGGGTACGGCCGCGAGAAAGGTTATGGGGCACTCGATGCCGTGACGGCCACCAAGACTGTCGTGGTGGCGCGGTAATCCACGAACTACGGGAAGAGACGCATGGATCAAGATACGTACGACAAGGGGTTGGCGATCCGCACGGCGGTCCTCGGTGAGGAGTATGTCCGCAAGGCGGCAGGCAACGTCGACGCCTTCTCGAAGCCGCTGCAGGACCTGGTCACCGAATACTGCTGGGGCGCGGTCTGGGGCCGGGATGGTCTGGAGCTGAAAACCCGCAGCATGCTCAACCTCGCGATGATCGCGGTCCTCAACCGGCCGAACGAGCTGAGCACACACATCCGCGGCGCCCTCACCAACGGCGTCACCCGGGAGGAGATCTGCGAGATCTTCCTGCAGGTGGGTATCTACGCGGGCATCCCGGCCGCGGTCGACAGCTTCCGGCTGGCCCGCGCCGTGTTCGCCGAACTCGACGAGAGCCCGGCAGATGACTGAGGCGATCGGCTTCATCGGGTTGGGCAACATGGGGTGGCCCATGATGGACCGGCTGCTGTCGGCGGGATTCCCCGTGCTGGCCTTCGATGTGCGCGAGGATGTTCTGGCCAGGGCGACCACTCTGGGTGCCCAACCGGCCGACTCGGTGCGGTCGGTCGCCGAGCGCGCCGAGACCGTGCTGGCGAGTCTTCCCACCCCACAGGTGTCCGAAGCAGTGGTGGCCGAGGTTGCCACCGGTTCGACGGTGCGGCGCTTCGTCGATCTGTCGACAGTGGGAGGTCAAGCCGCACAACGCAATCACGCCGCCCTCGGCGCCAAGGGGATCGCGGCGCTCGACAGCCCGGTCAGCGGCGGGATGCACGGCGCCCAGGCCGGCACCCTGGCCATCATGGTGTCGGGACCGCGCAGCGAGTTCGATTCGCTGGCACCGGTCTTCGAGGTACTCGGCCGGGCCATCTTCGTTTCCGAACAGCCCGGCGCGGCACAGACCATGAAGCTGATCAACAACCTGATGGCCGCCACCACGCTGGCCGCCACCGCCGAGGTGATGGTGATGGGCGTCAAGGCGGGTCTGAGTGCCGACGTGATGATCGACGTACTCAACGCCGGATCCGGTGGCACGCACGCCAGCCGCGACAAGTTCCCGCGAGCGGTGCTCCCCCGCACGTTCGACTATGGGTTCGCCACCGGCCTGATGGCCAAAGACGTCCGGCTCTACCTCGATGAGGCCACCACCCTCGGCCTCCCGGTGCAGATGGCCGAGACCGTGCAACGGATCTGGGAGCACACGCTGCATGCCGAGGGCCCCGAGTCCGACTTCACCTCCGTCATCAAACCGATGGAAGAGGCTGCAGGCGTCACTGTCGAGGGAGGGCCCCGGTGAGCGGTGCCCGCAGGTCGTACACCGTGTCCGAGCCGACCTTGGTGGAGGTGAAGTTCGCTTTCACCCAGTCGGCGATGTCGGTGTGGGAGTTGATGCCGAAGAAGCCGCCGTGGTCGTTCTTGGGCTCCGGGAGGATGTAGTAGGTGATCTGCCGGTCGGCGACGTAGGTCTGGAACTGCTCCAGCGTCGGCGCCGGGTCGGTTCCGGTGAAGCCGCCGATCGCCATTACCGCTGTGTCGGTGGACAATTCGAGGGCCGCCGCGGCACCGGACCGGTTGATGGCCGCCGACCAGGTGGTGTTGGCGCCGCGCAGCATGGCGTTCACCTCGGCATTGTCGGAGTTCCATCCATGGTTGTGGTTGCCGTCGGGATCGGCCGGCCCCACACTCGGACCGCCTCCGGTGTGCGACTGCCCCAGGGTGGCCACCGTGTACGCGGTCGGTCCGGCCAGACCACCGATCAGCGCGAGCGTCAGCGCGCAAGTGGCGGTGGCGCGATTTCCCGCCCGCAGCGCCCACAACAAGGCGATCGTGGCCGCGACCGCCACCACCACGATCGCCCACCGCAGCGGTGGCAGCCACGACCCATTGCGGCCGAGAATCCAGAAGCCCCACCCTGCAGCGCCCAGAAGCATTGCGGCCAAACCGATCTGCCCAAACCGATCCTCACGCCGGCGCCACATCTCGGCGACACCGATCGCGAACATCGCCGCCAGCGCCGGCGCCAGCGACAAGCAGTAATACGGGTGGACCATGCTCTTCATGAAACTGAGGACCACGCCGTCGATCAGTAGCCAGCTGCCGAACAGGATGGCTCCGGCACGTACCAGGTCGGTCCGGGGCCGGCCACGCCTCGAGAGCAGCACCAGCACCACGGCGAGCAGACCGGCCGGCAGCAGCCACCCGATTTCGAAACCGAACTCGCCGGTGAACAGGCGGGGCAAGCCCTGAGCTTGATCACCCCAGCCACCGTGGTGCGCACCGGCGGGAACCACAGGGTCGACGTCGTTGTGCGTGCCGTAATGGTTGTGCCCGAGCACCCGGCCGAATCCGTTGTAGCCCAGCACCAGGTTCATGAAGTTGTTGTCGGTGGATCCGGCGAGGTAGGGCCGCGAGGAGGCCGGCCACAGCAGGGTGAGTATCACGAACCATCCGGCGGAGACGAGAAACGCCGCCAGCGAACCCGCCAGGTGCAGCAGGCGTACCCGCATCGGCACGGTCGCGGCGACCAGGTACACCAGGGCGATGGCCGGCATGGCCATCAGGCCTTCGAGCATCTTGGCCAGGAACGCGAACCCCAGCGCTACACCGACCAGCACCAGCCACCGGGCACCGGAACCCTGCAATGCGCGGACCGTGCAGTACGCGGCGGCAGTCATGAGCAGCACCATCGCGGCATCGGGGTTGTTGAACCGGAACATCAACGCCGCCACCGGCGTCAGGGCCAGCACGGCACCGGCCAGCAGGGCCGCGCGCGGACCGCCGATGCGGCGGACCGCACCGTAGAGCAGGGCCACCGAACCGACGCCCATCAGCGCCTCGGGGATCAGCATGGCGGCGCTGCTGAACCCGAACAGCTGACCGGACAGGCCCATCACCCACTGGGACACCGGCGGCTTGTCGACGGTGATGAAATTGGCCGGATCCAGCGATCCGAACAACAGCGCCTTCCAGCTCAGTGACCCCGCCCAGGCCGACGCCGCGTAGAACTGGTTGCCCATGCCGTTGACGGTGATGTTCCACAGGTAAGCCAGGGCGGTGGCGACCAGCAGAGCGGGCAGCGCCAGGCGCTCACGAGCGATCGGCGGAGTGCTGCGCGGGGCTTCGAGGGCAGGCTCGGCGGAGGCATCCTCCAACGTCGTCGTCACACGACCATTAAGTCGGTGCCGCCTTTGTCTGAGCTATGTATGCGCCGTGGGTTTGCTGGACTCAGAGCGAATCGACGAAAAGCTTGTGAATGCGGCGGTCCCCGGTCATCTCCGGGTGAAACGACGTCGCCAGCATCGAGCCCTGCCGCACCGCGACGATGTGGTCGGCGGCGCGGGCCAGCACCTTGACCTCGGGCCCGACCCGTTCGACCCACGGCGCCCGGATGAACACCGCGTGCACCGGGGTGTCGAGGCCCTCGAAGTCGATGTCCCCTTCGAAGGAGTCGACCTGACGGCCAAAGGCGTTGCGCCGCACCGTCATATCGATACCCTTCAGCGGCACCGCGGCCCGGCCCGCCACGCCGGCGTCAGCGATTTCGGTGGCCAGAAGGATCATGCCGGCGCAGGAGCCGTAGCACGGCAGCCCGGCGGCGATGCGCGCCCGCAACGGTTCGAGCAGGTCGAATTCGCGCAGCAGGTGGCTCATCGCGGTGGATTCGCCGCCCGGGATCACCAGGGCGTCGACCGCGTCGAGTTCGGAGAGCCGTCGTACCGTGCCGGCCTCGGCACCTGCCTCACGCAGCGCAGCCAGGTGCTCACGGGTGTCGCCCTGCAATGCGAGCACCCCGACCCGGGGGCTCACGCGTCCTCCGGCGGGGTGAAGTTGCGCTGGTAGCGCGTCAGGCCCTCCTGCATGACGGCGGCCACCATCTCGCCGTAGCGGTTGAAGATCTTGCCCTGGGTGAGCGAGCGCCCGCCGCAGGCCGATGGTGAGGACTGGTCATAGAGCAGCCACTCGTCGGCGCGGAACGGCCGCATGAACCACATGGCGTGGTCCAGTGAGGCCACCATCAGGTGCTTGCGCACGTCGAGGTGGTTGACCTGGGCGGAACCCAGCAGGGTCAGGTCGCTCATGTACGCCAGCGCGCAGATGTGCAGCACGTGATCGTCGGGCAGCGGATCGCGGTGGCGGAACCACACCTGCTGCTGCGAGGCCTTACCGGGCAGTCGCGCCACCCGGTCCCGCGGCACGATCCGCACATCCCATTCCGCGAACTGCGCGAAACCGGCGTCGTCGAACGCTCCCCCGGACCGGAATCCGGGCAGGTCGTCCGGGCCAGGTGCCTCCGGCATGGCGTCCTGATGCTCGATGCCGGTCTGGTCGGTCTGGAACGACGCCGACATGGTGAAGATCGTCTCGCCGTGCTGGATCGCGCTGACCCGACGGGTGCAGAACGAGCCGCCGTCGCGGATGCGCTCGACGATGTACACCGACGGCGCCCGGGCGTCACCCGGCCGCAGGAAGTAACCGTGCAGGGAGTGCACCTGGAACGTCGGCTCCACCGTGCGCACCGCCGAGACGAGGGACTGACCGGCGACGTGGCCACCGAACGTCCGCTGCAGGAAGCCCGACTCCGGGCTGAACACCCCACCGCGATAGATGTTGACCTCGAGCTGCTCCAGATCGAGGATCTCTTCAATCGCCATACGAGGTGTTTACCAGCCGCGCTCGGCGAGCCGGTGCGGCTGGGCGATCTCCTCGACGTTGATACCGACCATGGCCTCGCCCAGGCCGCGCGACACCTTGGCCAGCACGTCGGGATCGTCGTAGAACGTGGTGGCCTTCACGATCGCCGCGGCGCGCTGTGCCGGGTTGCCCGACTTGAAGATGCCCGAACCCACGAACACGCCTTCGGCGCCGAGCTGCATCATCATCGCCGCGTCGGCCGGGGTGGCGATGCCGCCCGCGGTGAACAGCGTGACGGGCAGCTTGCCGGCCCGGGCCACCTCGGCCACCAGGTCGTACGGCGCCTGCAGCTCCTTGGCCGCGACGTACAGCTCGTCCTCGCTCAGCGAGGTGAGCCGACGGATCTCTCCGCCGATCTTGCGCATGTGGGTGGTGGCGTTGGAGACATCACCGGTGCCGGCCTCGCCCTTGGAGCGGATCATCGCCGCGCCCTCGGTGATCCGGCGCAGCGCCTCACCCAGGTTGGTGGCACCGCACACGAACGGCACGGTGAACTTCCACTTGTCGATGTGGTTGGTGTAATCGGCCGGGGTCAGCACCTCGGACTCGTCGATGTAGTCCACACCCAGGCTCTGCAGGATCTGCGCCTCGACGAAATGCCCGATGCGCGCCTTGGCCATCACCGGGATGGTGACCGCTTCGATGATTCCCTCGATCATGTCGGGATCACTCATCCGCGACACCCCGCCCTGGGCCCGGATGTCGGCGGGGACCCGCTCCAGGGCCATGACAGCGACGGCACCCGCGGCCTCGGCGATCTTCGCCTGTTCCGGGGTGACGACATCCATGATCACGCCGCCCTTGAGCATCTCAGCCATCCCGCGCTTCACGCGCGCGGTGCCGGTCTGGTTGCTAGAGCCGTTCTGCGCCGCGGTATCCACTGCAATCTCCTTCAAAGTCCTACTGAATCAGTCTAGTGGAGCCGCCAAATCCATTGAATCCGCATCACCGGATGGCTTGCAGCTCGCGATTCGCAGCTCTCTGCGTATTCGCCAGCATCGCAGCCGGCTGTTCGGCCAGTTCATTGGCCTGAGCCAGCAGCTCGCCCAGTTGAAGCGGATACACGGCCTCCCCGCCGGCAACCAACTCGGCGATCATTGTCTCATCGCACCAGCGGTGCCCGTGAATGTAGTGCCGTTCCAGGGTCGTGCGCCCCGTCGCCGACGGCTCGAACCGGCCGGTCCGGTGGATGAAGAAGAACTCCTCGCTGCGGATCACCGAGGCGTTGAAGTCGATGACGGCGTCGCGCCGCCACACCGGCCCGACAAGTTCCTCCGGAGCCACCCGTAACCCGGTCTCCTCGGCGAGTTCACGGGCCGCCGCGGCGGCCAGATCCTCACCGGGCTGGACTGCGCCACCGACGGTGAACCACCACCGCGGCGCGGGCTTGTCCGGCTCGTCGATCGCGGGGTCGCTGCCGCGCAGCAGCAACACCGCACCCGTTTCGTCGAGCAGCACCACCCGCGCAGAGGTCCGGCGGCTCACGGGGTTGGCCTCGGCTTGGGAATCCGGACGTTCCACGATCTCGAAATAGGTTGGCAGTGCCGCGGTTCCGCCCAATCGCAGCAGCCGCACAAAGCGACGTTCCCGCAGGGCCAGGGTGTCGCGGACGGCGTCGTTGTGGAAGCGTCGGGCGAGCAGCACCCGGGCCTCGGCGTCGGCCAGTTCGGCGACCAGCGGCACGGGCAACCCGGCCGGATCGACCGCGGCCAGTGCGGCCGACAGGTCGTTCTCGGCGGCCTCACGGGCCGGGCGCGGGGCCCGTTCGGCGGCATCCGCCAGCGCCGCGAGCCGCTTGCCCTGTGGCGCGCCCGCATAGGCGTCGACCGCGACGGCGCGCGCGACGACGGCCCGGCGGGCCAGCGCACTGTCGAGCGCCTGCCACGACAGGTCGTAGCGCACGTGGAGCCGGTCGAGCCGATTGGCGGTCTGATAGGCCCACCCTCCGACGAGCAGCAGAACCACCAGCAGGGCAAGTGCGGTGACCACAAGCCAGGTAGGCACGCCTAGTCACCCACCTGGACTTTGACGCCGGGGCTGGCCACGGTCTCGTAGACCCGCATGATCTGGCCGGCCACCACCGACCAGTCGTAGCGGGCGACCCGCTCGGTGGCCCGGTCGATGTACCGCTCACGCAGCGCGTCGTCCTCCAGCACCTCGATCAGCGCATCGGCCAGCGCGTCGGCATCGCCGACCGGCACCAGCCGGCCGGCCTGGCCATGATCGAGAACGCGGTTGAACGCGTCGAGTTCACTGGCCACCACCGCCGTGCGCGCCGCCATCGCCTCGACCAGGACGATGCCGAAGCTCTCGCCGCCGAGGTTGGGCGCGCAGTAGACGTCGGCGCTGCGCATAGCCGCGGCCTTGCCGTCGTCGTCGACCTGCCCCAGGAAACGCAGGTGCCCGGCCAGCTCGCCGGCCTCCTCGCGCAGCGCGTCCTCGTCGCCGCGGCCCACGATCAGGATCTCGATGTCGGGGAACCGCCGGGCCAGCTTCGGCAGGGCACCCAGTAGGACCGGCATGCCCTTGCGCGGTTCGTCGAACCGCCCCAGGAACAGCACGCTGCGGCCGGGCCGCGGATACCCATCGAGACGAGGCGCATTCGCGAAGGACGGGACGTCGACCCCGTTGGGGATCTCGACCGCATCCGAGCCGAGCGCCTCCATCTGCCAGCGCCGGGCGAGGTCCGACACCGCGATGCGGCCCACGATCTTCTCGTGGAACGGGCGCAGGATCCCCTGAAACACACTGAGCGTCAACGACTTTGTGGTCGAGGTGTGGAACGTCGCCACGATCGGCCCCTCGGCGGCCTGCAGGGCCAGCATGGACAGGCTCGGCGCGTTGGGCTCGTGCAGGTGCAGTACGTCGAAGTCACCCTCGGCGATCCACTTCTTCACCTTGCGGTGGGTGGCAGGCCCGAACCGCAGGCGCGCCACCGAGCCGTTGTACGGGATCGGGACGGCCTTGCCGCCCGACACCACATAGTCCGGCAGCTTCACATGCGGCGACGACGGCGCCAGCACACTGACGTAATGCCCGCCCGCGCGCATCACCTCGGCCAGTTGCAGCACATGGGATTGCACACCGCCCGGCACATCGAACGAATACGGGCAGACCATCCCGATACGCATGGTCAGGTACCTAACCGGGCACGACGTTCGTCGGACAGGTCGGCCAGCCACTGCGGCTGCAACATGTGCCAGTCGGCCGGGTGCGCGGCGATGTTCGCGGCGAACCGGTCGGCGAGCTGCTGGATCACCACGGACACGTCCCCCGACGAGGTGTCGAGCGCGTCGAAGATCTCGACGACGCAATCCTCCCCGTCGTAGTGGACATGCGTCGGGTGCAGCGGGGCGCCGGTTTCGATGGCCAGCTTGGCCGGACCGGCGGGCATCCGGGTGGCTTCACCGAAGAACTGCACCTCGACACCGTTGCGGGTGAGGTCCCGGTCGGCCATCAGGCAGACGAACTTGTTGTCCCGCAACCGTTCCGAGAGCACCTCGAAGGGCGGACGCTCACCGCCGGACAGCGGGAACACCTCGAATCCGAGGCTTTCCCGGTAGTCGATGAAGCGCCGGTACAGCGACTCAGGTTTGAGCCGTTCGGCGACGGTGGCAAAGGTGCCGAACTGCTGGGCCAGCCACACCCCGGCCATATCCCAGTTGCCGCTGTGCGGCAGGGCCAGCACCGCACCGCGGCCCGCCTCGCGAGCAGCCCGCAGCTTGTCCGCGCCGACGAACACCTCGTCGAGACGCTTGGCCACAGCGGTCAGATCCA
Above is a window of Mycolicibacterium boenickei DNA encoding:
- the pdxT gene encoding pyridoxal 5'-phosphate synthase glutaminase subunit PdxT, which codes for MSPRVGVLALQGDTREHLAALREAGAEAGTVRRLSELDAVDALVIPGGESTAMSHLLREFDLLEPLRARIAAGLPCYGSCAGMILLATEIADAGVAGRAAVPLKGIDMTVRRNAFGRQVDSFEGDIDFEGLDTPVHAVFIRAPWVERVGPEVKVLARAADHIVAVRQGSMLATSFHPEMTGDRRIHKLFVDSL
- a CDS encoding NUDIX hydrolase — encoded protein: MPTWLVVTALALLVVLLLVGGWAYQTANRLDRLHVRYDLSWQALDSALARRAVVARAVAVDAYAGAPQGKRLAALADAAERAPRPAREAAENDLSAALAAVDPAGLPVPLVAELADAEARVLLARRFHNDAVRDTLALRERRFVRLLRLGGTAALPTYFEIVERPDSQAEANPVSRRTSARVVLLDETGAVLLLRGSDPAIDEPDKPAPRWWFTVGGAVQPGEDLAAAAARELAEETGLRVAPEELVGPVWRRDAVIDFNASVIRSEEFFFIHRTGRFEPSATGRTTLERHYIHGHRWCDETMIAELVAGGEAVYPLQLGELLAQANELAEQPAAMLANTQRAANRELQAIR
- the tesB gene encoding acyl-CoA thioesterase II encodes the protein MAIEEILDLEQLEVNIYRGGVFSPESGFLQRTFGGHVAGQSLVSAVRTVEPTFQVHSLHGYFLRPGDARAPSVYIVERIRDGGSFCTRRVSAIQHGETIFTMSASFQTDQTGIEHQDAMPEAPGPDDLPGFRSGGAFDDAGFAQFAEWDVRIVPRDRVARLPGKASQQQVWFRHRDPLPDDHVLHICALAYMSDLTLLGSAQVNHLDVRKHLMVASLDHAMWFMRPFRADEWLLYDQSSPSACGGRSLTQGKIFNRYGEMVAAVMQEGLTRYQRNFTPPEDA
- a CDS encoding NAD(P)-dependent oxidoreductase translates to MTEAIGFIGLGNMGWPMMDRLLSAGFPVLAFDVREDVLARATTLGAQPADSVRSVAERAETVLASLPTPQVSEAVVAEVATGSTVRRFVDLSTVGGQAAQRNHAALGAKGIAALDSPVSGGMHGAQAGTLAIMVSGPRSEFDSLAPVFEVLGRAIFVSEQPGAAQTMKLINNLMAATTLAATAEVMVMGVKAGLSADVMIDVLNAGSGGTHASRDKFPRAVLPRTFDYGFATGLMAKDVRLYLDEATTLGLPVQMAETVQRIWEHTLHAEGPESDFTSVIKPMEEAAGVTVEGGPR
- a CDS encoding ArnT family glycosyltransferase, yielding MTTTLEDASAEPALEAPRSTPPIARERLALPALLVATALAYLWNITVNGMGNQFYAASAWAGSLSWKALLFGSLDPANFITVDKPPVSQWVMGLSGQLFGFSSAAMLIPEALMGVGSVALLYGAVRRIGGPRAALLAGAVLALTPVAALMFRFNNPDAAMVLLMTAAAYCTVRALQGSGARWLVLVGVALGFAFLAKMLEGLMAMPAIALVYLVAATVPMRVRLLHLAGSLAAFLVSAGWFVILTLLWPASSRPYLAGSTDNNFMNLVLGYNGFGRVLGHNHYGTHNDVDPVVPAGAHHGGWGDQAQGLPRLFTGEFGFEIGWLLPAGLLAVVLVLLSRRGRPRTDLVRAGAILFGSWLLIDGVVLSFMKSMVHPYYCLSLAPALAAMFAIGVAEMWRRREDRFGQIGLAAMLLGAAGWGFWILGRNGSWLPPLRWAIVVVAVAATIALLWALRAGNRATATCALTLALIGGLAGPTAYTVATLGQSHTGGGPSVGPADPDGNHNHGWNSDNAEVNAMLRGANTTWSAAINRSGAAAALELSTDTAVMAIGGFTGTDPAPTLEQFQTYVADRQITYYILPEPKNDHGGFFGINSHTDIADWVKANFTSTKVGSDTVYDLRAPLTGALPRQ
- the pdxS gene encoding pyridoxal 5'-phosphate synthase lyase subunit PdxS; the protein is MDTAAQNGSSNQTGTARVKRGMAEMLKGGVIMDVVTPEQAKIAEAAGAVAVMALERVPADIRAQGGVSRMSDPDMIEGIIEAVTIPVMAKARIGHFVEAQILQSLGVDYIDESEVLTPADYTNHIDKWKFTVPFVCGATNLGEALRRITEGAAMIRSKGEAGTGDVSNATTHMRKIGGEIRRLTSLSEDELYVAAKELQAPYDLVAEVARAGKLPVTLFTAGGIATPADAAMMMQLGAEGVFVGSGIFKSGNPAQRAAAIVKATTFYDDPDVLAKVSRGLGEAMVGINVEEIAQPHRLAERGW